TTCCTCAAAGATTGTGCTCCGACATTCTTATGGTCAAACAATACAATTTAAATTAAGAAGGGCTTTTGTCAGTTTTAGATTGGAGAATGTTTCAAGTTGGCTTGGAGAGCCTTTTTTTTTGTTAACTTGTATAAAAAGCTTTATATTTGCGGTATAAAAGCCGAGGAGTTATAACATAGCTTATAGTTTATCTGGAATGGACTTGTACCAGTATCTATATCATTGATCATGAGAACAGGACAGTCATCTTATCCTTGCATTGCAAGTCATAATCAAAGTTCATGCCAATTCGGTATAGATAAATAGTCTGGGAATGATGAGAACAAAAGTAGCTCAAGCAGGGAAAGTACACTGGGAATGCTACGCACAAGGACTTAGATGTTTCGCACAGTTTGCTTGTTTCAGTTAGTTCCTAGTCAGTGGTTGGACCAAGGACTGAAATGATGGGAATAAATGTTTGTTTCAGAAAAATTGGTTCTTGTAACCAGTGGAGATTGGAAAATTCTGCTGTGGGTGTTAGACATTTACACTCTCAACCTCCATCATATATTGAACTTTATATGTATAAACTAGGAATCGAGTAACACTCTTTAGAAGCATACATTTTAAACCATTGGAATACTAAAGGTTCTTTTAAGTTTGTAAATCACAAAAGCATATATTATAATATTGACTTAAAAAAACATTACAAAAATAATACTCTCTCTATTGTAATACATATGTAGTTTTAGTTGAATGCACAATTTTTTTTTTAAATGCTAGCATTTGATATATAATTAGGTATAGTTAATCAATCATAAATATGTTTATATTATTGATTGGTCACAATATACGAAGAGAATCATATGTAGAAGAAAACACATATGAAACACATGCAATGATGCAAATGACAAAATAACTCATAACTCATACCTCAAGTGTCAGCTGGACAAGCCGATGCTTTGACGGAAGCATGTCGAACTTGACGGCATTTGAAGTTTCTGCGGTGATTGACGCATCTGGCTCGAACCAGACCGGTGGGAGAAGATATCCATGGAAGAGAGATTACGTAGAGTGATGCCATCAACATCTTCTCCTACACGGCTGGGGAGGTCGATCATGGATCGAACACGAAGATCCAAGTTGTGCTGCAGAAGCTTAGACTCATGGTGGCGGTTCCAAATCCCAACCAAGGTAACGGAAGGAGAACGCAGCAGGCGGAGGAGACGCTTGAGAGGCGAGAGAGGTAACTTAGTTGGATTACGATGCATCCCTGGTTGTCGAGAGCATCAACCACATTGTTCCAAGGCTATGACTAGTGGATGGTGGTTCCAAGTGGAAAGTCAGCACCGGTAGTGGCGGGGACATGTCGGTCGATCCATCATTTGCGAGTAACCCTGACGGCGAGATCTCCAGTTGTAGGGAGAGAGAGAGAGAGAGAGTAATCGAAGCTGTTTTTTTTTGTTTTTCAATTTTTTTTCTATTGGGAATTGATTGATTCATTTGTGTTCAAATAGCTACGAGAGAGGAATCCAAACATTATATTTGGAAATTAACTCTCTCTCTCTCTTTTCTAGCGTCTGCATTGTTTTTTTTGGCTCGTTAACGGTATTAACCTGAGGAATATTTAATAAAACCCAAAGGACTCGAAAACTACATTACTACATACATACGTTTTAGATTTTTAGGAGGTGGGATTGTATTCAAGAATTTAATTGATTTGAAAGAACTGAATTGAAAACATAAATAATAAAATGCACAAAGAAAGTACACAAATTTTACTGATAAAAACAATAAAACCATAATCATTTCTATATCACATAGATATAGAAAGTCACTTTAAAAAGTGGAATAAAAACTCTTCTAACAAAAAATAATAAATAGCCAATTATTTATATATCACAATATAAATATGTGGAGATAAGACTATATCGGAATAAAAAAAAATTGTTCTTTCATTGTAATATGAATTACAACAAATGATATATATTTGTCATTTCATCAAAATGATAATATATATTTTAAATTGATAACGAACATTACATTTCCAAATTTATTGTATTAATTATTTTGATGTACATATCTGATAAATAAATTATATAAAGAATTCCCTTCAATTCCTAGCTTAGGTCTTAAGAATTGGTTCTTTACATTTTATAATAAAATTTTTATTAAATTATTTTCAAATACAGTTATCATGAAATCTACTAATACTGAATAACATAAATATTTAACAGAATTAGAAAATTATTGACCTGAATAACACTAAAACTTTTAAAAAATTTAAAGTATTTTAGTAGAATTAATGATTGAATAACAAAGAATTTAATGGACACTTCAATTCTTTCAATTTTAGTTGAATTTTTAAATTGAATACCTCCACCTTAGTAAAGATAGGTCAAACCCAGAAAAGGAAGAAGAAGGCCACAAAGACTGCAACACAAGTGAAGTCAAAGTGGTGGGTTGACTAGTGATGGGAAATGGATAGCAAAGACTTTGAGTCAAAGAGTCTTTGTCAAATAAAGAAAAATGGAGGAAGATAGCAAAGACTCGGATGCACAAGGAGGCTTTGAACAAGGAGTCTCAAGACATGGGGTCAAAAGAGAAATTCTAACCAGTTTACCAACGCAAAAACATGCAGTATATGCCTCTTTTTTTCTTTTTGTCACTGAAGCTTTAATTTTATATCATAGGGGTTCAATTGACCGCCCTATCTCCAAGATGGCTCCGACACTGGTTATACACTGTTTCCTTATGCTTAATGTTGTTTGTTCGTCATGAGACTTTCCTCCCTTGATAGTCATGAGAAGCTAGGGCTTCTCTAAGGAAAAATATTTGTGTTCACTCCATGTGTTGAATTTCCAAATTCACCTCACATTTTATCACAAATCAAAATGCCATGTAAAATTAATAAAAATATTAATTTTTAAAAAAAGGCAAAATAGCTGAAAAGGAACCACGCTGACGTTAATGCCGATGGTAGGATTTAGGTTTAAAATTTAGTGTCAAGGGTTTAAAGTTTAAGATTTTGTGATGTCATTCTTTTTTCCAGTTATTTTGATTTTTTCTTTTAATTTAATATGTTTTTTATTAATTACACATAACTTTTTTTTTTTTGACTACTAATTACACATAACTTTTGATTGTTAATAAGAGGTGATGTGAATTTGAAAGTTCAATCCATGCAAGTCATGTTCAACATAAAGATATGCTTGCAAGCGCCATTAAACTCTCCAAATCTCAACACAGTTAAAGTTACCTTTGAAAAAGAATCTGGCTTTTTTGACTTTCATTTCAACCCAAGTTAGGATGTTAGAGAAGAAGAGCCATTTGCTCAAAGCCAGCTGCATGGGTCTTGTCTAAAGTCATGTCCTTTTCTGTTATTTTCTGAAGTCATGTCTTTTTGAAAGAAAGAAATAACATTCTTGTTTCTTGTCTGATAGTAGTAGGCTAGTAGCTAATTAATCCTCTGTGGTTCTCTAAGACAATGACTAGTTTTGGTCACACGTTCAACTTCAATCTTATTCTCTGAGATTTTTAAATTTGTTTTCTGAGATTTACAAATTTGTTTGTATCTTTATGACTGTTTTAATTGCATGTCACCATTGCTATATATGTTTTAAGTAATATCTCTAGAAATGCCATTATGCAGGTGGACCGATAGTCTCAACCCTTGCGAATGCTTTCAGCCCGCTTTACTTTGAGGTCACAGAAGCTATGGAAGTTATGGCCACAGAAGAACCCTGCGACATAGCCTGCAGATTTGGTGATGGGCTTCTTGCCATTGAAGATTACCCACAAGGGTTCCCTCGACCAGGTAAAGATTCATTGCTTAGATTAGCTTTTTTTTTCTTGCACACACATTGTATCTCAACTCATAGGTTCATATATTTATGCTTTGGTTCACTTAATGTTGCAGCCAAGCATCCGTATCCGTTCAACGACAGTGTTGTTATATACATACGGCATATAGGTCCAGGTGTATGCGTAGGGCAGGCATGGCAAGAAGGTAAAGAAGTGCAGCAAGTTCCTCAAAGATTATGCTCAGACATTCTTATGGTCAAACAGTAAAATTGAATTTTACGGAGGCTTTTTTTTTTGAATTTTAGATGGCAAAACTGTTTCGTGTTAACTTGTATAAGAAGCTTTATCTTTGCGGTATAAAAGCAGAGGAGTTGCAACATAGCTTATAGGACTTGATCATTGACCATGAGAAATTTAGAACACTCGTCTTTCCTTGCATTGCAAGTCATCATATAAGTTCATGCAATCTAGTCTGGGAACGTTAAGAACACCTTTTAACTTGATTTTTTTTAGCAGAAAAAATAAAAAAAAAAACTTTTTAACTTGATTCAGAATAACCTGTTATATGGTTCTATTAAGTTGTAAATCATAGAAGCATATTATAATATTGAACGAGACATTACAAAAATAATAGCATATTATACTATTGAACGAGACATTACAAAAACACATACGAAATCATAGTTATAGGCGATCGAAATACAGATACGTAAACACCTGCAAAGACCTCTCAGATCTGAACCGCCAGCTGGAAGCAAGCGGCTGCCTCCACGGAAGCTTGACGGACTTGATTGCGGCTGAGGTTCCTGCACCTCCAGTCCGACTTCGTGATAGAGGCATCTGGCAGGAAGTTGAACCCCGGCCCAAACAGCTGGAGAAGATTGATGGGTTGGTAATAATGGTTTCAAATGTTTTATCTTTATTTAACCTTTTGTTTAGTGGAAGGGTGTAGTGGATGTATTAGTTGCCATAGTAGTTACTTTGTTTATTTAGTTTTGTATTTAAGCATGAGTTGTGAAGAGAATGAAGAAGAAGAGAAAATTGTAGTAACTTGTGTTTTGTTTTATTAGTTTGTTTTCACAAACTCTCTTAGCTTTCAAAGCAACTTGTGTTCTAAGGTATCAGAGGGGTGATTAGGTTCACTCCTAACAATGATCTCGGTGCTAGAGAGATTGCGGAGAGCAACACCGTCATCTTCTTCTCCCGCACCGTTGCGGAGGTCTATCAGTGAACGCACCTGGAGATCGGAGTTCTGCTGCAGAAGCTTAGCTCCATCGTGTCCGTTCCAGATCCCGGCGAGTGTGACGGATGGAGAGCGAAGGAGACGGAGGAGACGCTTGGGGAGTCGAGAAAGGTAACAAAGCTGGATTAGGATGCATCTCCGGTCGTAGCATAGAGCGAGAACAGCGGCGGGACTGTTCCTCGGCTGTGGCCACTGTACGGTGGCTCCAAGTGAACAGTTATCACCGGCGGGGACATTCCGGTCAATCCAACGTCCGATCCGTCTATCACTCCTCGCAATGGTGACGTTGAGCCTTCCTGCATAAAAATCTACTTGCATCTTCATTCTTAAATAGCTAGTGGAACCCAAACATTTTCTATTTGTAAATTATATTGGTGTTTTGGCGTCCGTGCAATTCTGTTACGAAATTGATTTTGATTCTCACTCTCTCCCTCTCACAGAGTCACACGTGTCACTCTATACTACTAGTACTAGCTACTGCTATATTTGCAGGAAGCGGTTGTTTGTCCCTCTGCAACCTGATGGATGATGCTTTATTTTAATTTTAATTTTTGAATTTTGGTATTTCCGATTTTAATCCTGTATTAGTGAGTTTTTGCGTTGATTTGCCAGTTGACGAGCATCCGTCAACTTCTTCTTTTTTAAATGCGAATTGGAATTTTTTAAATTTCATAGAGATTTGGATTTTGGACGTTTTTGTCCTTGGAGTTTGGTAACTTTGGAAAACGCGCGAAAGAGGAGACAATTAGGATGGCGGGGCAAGAAATAATCGACAAATAACAGATCGTTAATGATTTAACCTAACGAATACTTCATTTAATCATTTTTGTTTTATTATGCTCGTCTCAGGTGAATATGTCGAACTTGATGAATTCATTCAAAATGCTCTCTACCTTCCCTTTATATTTTTATATATCAACATAAAAGTTTAAATATGTTTGTTTCTAAATTAAATAAAACACTAATATAAATTTATATATTTTCTGAGAAATTTCCTACACACAATATATTTTACTTTTTTACAGTTGTATATATATATATTTATTTAAGTTACAAAAAAAGTTTGCTATCAAGTAAAATGTGCCAATAAACTAAAACCTAGGTTATCCTGATCTCTTCTGCTATGACTTATTAGTAAATGGTTTTCATGACTACCTTTTCTTTTTACACTACAGTCCACGATTTACGGGAGAAAAAAAGATGTTACTGATGGGAAGGGTTTAACAAATAATCAAATTTGCAAAGATAAATAAATCCAAACCCTTAAAAATAAAGCCACCGAGCCACTAATCTCCTTATTCACTCTATAATCATCTTTCGGTCTTTTTGTTAATCCCAATAAAATGAACCAAAAACATACAGTATTAATTAACGGCTTTCGTTTTGTTTATTCTTTTTTTGATTTCTTATTTCCTTGTCTGAATACGGAAGTTTTCGTGTGTGCTTTGTTTTTTTTTTCCTTTCTAATGTATCTTTTATTTTAATCAAGTTCCCCTAATTATGTTTTTGTTTTGCTTAAATTCCCCTAACTATGTTTTTGTTTGTTTTTAAAAAATCTCATATTATCGTCTGATTGTTTTTTTTTTTTTTGTCATTAGAAATAATGAAAATGTATCCTTGTCAAAAGACAAAGGGGATGAAACAACCAAAGTACTGAAAACAAAACCATAACAAGCTCCAATAGGAGATTCAAAGAAAAATAAGAAATGATAATAGGGCCGGGAGCAAACCGGTGTCCACTGTAGAGTGAATAATTCATGTTGATGCTTCCTGACAAATCTGAGATGAGAGCCAAGCAGGACCATTCCTAGCGACATACGACTGCAACCTTTGATCTCTTGTAACGCTAACTGCAATTAGATTAGCTATCAGATTGCAAGAGCTGGAGACAAAATTTATCTTCGCTTCCCTGATTGTTAAACATATGATCGATCTTATTGTATATTTTCATCAGTTTGAGTATTGGCATGGGGTTAATGGAACTTCAAAGCCATTTGCTTTAATCATGTTGATGCTTAAATTAGTATAATGAATAGTTATTCTGAGTTCGGCATGTGTGTAAATTAATTCTGGTTAAAGTAAAAAAAAATTTAAAAGTATTTAAGATTTGCTATTTGTAAACAGTATGTCATTAAAAAAAAATTATATCTATATATATATATATATATATATCATGTCAATGAGAGTATCCTTTAGGTTGGTAACTATTGTAAAATTATATGAAATCCATGTCCCTATAAGGATAACTTGCATTCTTTACAAGTAATATTTCCCAAAAAACTTGATTTTCTCAACCGGTTAAGAAAAATGATTGCTTTCCTTCAACGCTTATCACATCCACAACCATCTATCAATCTACACCTTACCACATCTTTTCATCTTCCGGCTATTCAGCACCAAACACTTAAAAATGTCGAATTCTCGATCCAACACCAGAATCACAGTGGAGAATCACTTTATAATCTGAGTTCCTCGAGTCATACCAAGTTCACTTTTTCACCATCTTCTTGCTCTCTCTCTCTCTCGATCGACATTTTGGGCTATAAGTTCACCTTTTCTATTTATCATATAATTTATATAATATTAATAATTAGTTCACATTTTCTAAGAGATTATATATAATTAAGTATTCCCATATATATATATATATATATATATATATATTTTGCAGAATCTCATATTATGCCATATTTTTCTTGTATAATTGTAGTGCTTATCATCCTATGATATCTTTTTTTTGTAACTCAAATCATCCTATGATATCGATGATCAATTATATATAGGATCGAATTTAGTTAGCGCCGTGTGAACCCTTTTGGTGGCCTGAGGCTAAAATTTTATTTAAAACATGATTCTTCTTTTTTTTGTAAACACTTGAAATTGTAGATACACTAAATATCTCTAAGACAAAAAACTATCAAAAAGAGACCAAATGAAAATGTAGAGAACAAACTATATGGACAATCAAGCTCCTTATATAAACATATGTATGCACTCCGTATACACCACGAACTACTACTTTGTTTTGTATACATGGGGCCCAGTATTGATAAAAAAAGGTAAGAGCATGTTTATAGGGAGCTCTTAATCATCTCCAATGTATTTCTTTATTTTTACCTCTAAAATAGATGAACTCTATAATAGAGATATGTTTTGCTCCAATGTATTTCTCTAAAATAGAGATTTCAAAATACAGAGCAAAATATAGAGGAATGCTATTTCTTCCTCTATAAATAGAGGAGAAAATAACAATCTCTATTTTAGAGGTAAAAATAGAAGTGGATTAGAGTGATTTTGTCTTTAAATGCTATTATAGAGGTAAAAATATGGGAAGGTTGAAGATGCTCTTAGTAAAATTAGGATTTAGAAAAAAAAGAAAAATAGTAATTAAGAGAAGGGACGTTGCTTAAATAAGGGCTAGAACAACCGTGTCTTAGAAACACCTGTTCTAATTGTATTGGCCAGAGATTTTGAGAAGGAAACGAAAAAACGTTCCCTACGAAGAAAGAAAAGTCGAGACCCTTTGGTTTCTCTATCTCCCTCTCTCGGGTGCTCCCGGACGAAGAAAATCGCATGCTGAATCGAAAGGTAAAGCTTTATTGTTTTGTTTTTGTGTTTGAATCCTTTGATTATGTGTTTGAATCTTTCACTGAGATTCTTATAAACTATGAGAGATGATGATTTCGAAATTCTTTTTTTTTATGATTATTGCTGGATGTGAGTCGACCATCCGTGACAGAAGCTGAAAGGTTGAAGCTTATCTCCAAAGGATGTGGTCCTAAAACCGTAGGCATGTGATCTTGTTGGTTCAGTTAATTTGTAGAAGAAAAATGATCTGATTGGTTTTTAACCACGGTATGGACCAGATTGTGATCCTCTGTTTGAAGCCACGGTATGGGCCAGATTGGTTTGGCCATGTCTCCACTGAGCAACAACTCTCTATAAAATCTAAACTTCCTTTAGAATAAAAAGCTTGGGGCTTTTTGTTAAATTTGTTTCATTGGATGTTGTAGGTGAGAAGGGAAGGAGAATCAGGGAGTTGACATCTCTTGTGGAGAAGAGATTCAGGTTTCCTCAAGACAGTGTTGAGCTTTACGTTGAGAAGGTTGCCAACAGAGGTCTCTGTGCCATTGCTCAGGCTGAGTCTCTCCGTTACAAGCTCCTCGGTGGACTTGCTGTTTGCAGGTATGTACATTTCATAAAAATAGATGCAGTGTATCTGTAAAACCATGTTAGAAACCTGATAGCTTCACATAGTGATATCATCACACATTATAATGTGGAACCAGTTACTTGTTGTGTGTGTAATATGGTACGAACTGATGAATACAAACATTATAATATGTTTCCTCTGTAGCCCTTATGTTCTCTTCTTTTGGTCTCAGTTGCAAGTTTTTTTTAGGGTCGTGTCCGAGTGTTAAGATAGCTTTCCTTGTTGTAATGATCTGAGTTGCTAGCTTTTTGCTTCTCTTTTGGTCTGAGATTGTAATATAATCTGAAGTGCAAGCTTTTCTTTCTTGTTTTGGTCTGAAGTTTTTAACTTGTAATGATCAGATCTCTGTTGGGATTTGAGCTGTGAGTGTCTTTTGATCTCTGTTGTTGCTGGTGAGGTTGCAATCTATAACTTGTAATAATTTTTTTTTTAATTAAGAACCTACCAATAAAGCACTAAAATTAAAGGTCTCTTAACCAAAAATTTTAACTTCACTTTAATACTTTAAAAATTACTAAGAACCCCTAAATGGGTTCCCCCAATAAACATGCTGGGGCCTGACTGAGGCTCTTGCCTTGTTTTGTAAAATGGTAAGCACGGCATTTTTAGTGTATGTTTTCATGAATTTTAGTATTGGGCTGACATGGATTAAAGTTCGCATTGTTGAATTAATGGCTTGTAGGTTTATCTTAATTTGAAAATTCCAACACATAAATTATATAAAAGAAAAAAAAAGCTATATAAAAAAAATGAAGGCTTCGTTTTTTTGGGGCAAAATGTCAAAATGAGATCAAAAAGGGAAACAAGATCAAGCAAGGTTGACGTAATTAATATATATTCTTCCAATCTTTGGGCAAAGCTCACTCATCTTCCGATGGTGTCGGGGATCAAGGATGGATCTAAGTGAAGTGTGAGTGGTATTACCTTGTCATATCGGGTCCAGTAAAAGTGGTAGCCCATCCGTCTAGTTCTGGTGGCGACTTTAGTTATTAACCTCAGCTTTTTTGTTGTGATATCAAGTAAGACGATGCTTTCTGGTAAGTACAAGTAAACGAGAAGAGGGTTGTCTGGATGGCAATGCAAAGGCTGTGGCCAAATGATCTGCTGTCTTCTGGTTTCTCGAGGAAGCAAAAAAACTTCCTTAATAAGGGCCATGCAGTTTTCTTTACTTGTCGTCAGATTATAACGCTGCATGTAGTCTTGTATCCATGAAAGATCAGAAACCATGTCACTGAAGTATATTGGCCCATGCTCTTCTTGTTTCCATATCGATTTTTTGTAATCCACCAGTGTCCAAATAACAAGATGGTGATCTTTTTCACTCTTACAGGGATAGCAAACGAGCTGAATGACGCGTAGATAGCCCATTGAGATTGTTAAGGTCTCCGTGACCACCGCTTTCTCACCATATGATTCATGACGCATCTCTGGGAAACGATGGATGACTATGCACGCATGCCTATACTTTGGATTATAAGCTACAATAGGTCCGTTTTGGCCTAGCCAATGTAGAGCTCCCTCAAAGTTCACGGCATGGCACTGCGTTGGGCACCATCCAAATTCTGACCAACGCGGATGCTCTATAAGACGTATTCTCCATTTACCGCGCTTAGTGTCCAAAACACTGAGGCAAAGCACACAAGGTTCAGACCTCACCAGGTTAACAACATAGTACCTGCCCTTTGACCCATTCCCTGTTAACCCAATAGGAGATAATCTGCCGCACGTTTGAGGAAGTCGGGTCCATTGCATTGTCACGGGATTCACAATGTAGAATCGTGATTCCTTAAATTTCTTGCATAGCAAGACATCTCTGTACGAGGCTAGTACACAAACCGGAGACTTAATCTCGGGATCCATATAGTTGCTTAACTGGAAACCTTTCCATCCCTCTAAAGATAACTCGTTCGTAGTACACAGAGGATCTGTGTTGACGATCAAAGCCAAGCTGCTCCATCTGTGATCATCGAAGAAAGAAGAGATCAAAGAGTTCCATCTCTTGCTTACGCTTTTGCAGGCCATGATATATCTGGGATTACGTAGCCTCATGAAGATCTCGACCAACAATAAGCTCTCAGGTAACTCATCAATCATGTTTCTTTTTCTTCTTCTTACATCATCATCATTGATTTTGCCCTTGATGACTTTTCTTGCTCTCTTTCTTTTCCTAAGCGATACCATCGATGATCGATCTCTACTTAGTTTTTGACTCTATCTAGGGTAATATTTAACTGCATCTATGATCTATCTATATATATAGCACAATTCCTAAACCCTAATCCTTGTTGGGCTTTAAATTTCTGTAATCTTTTACCCGCTTGATTAGGAGGCAAGTTTCTATTATATTTAGACTTTTACATCTTTTTGATCCTTTCCTTTTCTTTTCTTACATTTGTTTTTAGTTTACACTTTTCTTTCTATAATTTTGAGATTCCGAAAATTACGATGAGCTAGCTATGTCCGATAGTTTCCCAATTGATTTATAATTCATAGGGTTGAAAGTTGCCCGGATTAAACAAATACTACGTCTACGTGGTGTTTCGATAATTACTGAAAAGAATATGATAAAGAGATTAGATTTTGAAAGCTGTTAGTGTTTCTCAGTATGGTACATTTGGATCTCTCGAATAATGTCTTAACACACGTACCATCTTATTGGAGATGTAATTCTTGTGGCTTCTACCAGCAGCTTCTTTTCACAACTTGACAACAGCTATGTTGTTTAGCTACTTCTTTTGGTAGATAACTCGAATTATAAAAGAAGGGTCTTCATATCTTAATCAACGAGAAGAGAGTCCAAGAAATTATAAAACGATACTACTGTCCAACACATGTTGGATTATACTACAATTCAAGGCTGGTCTGAACATGAATAAACCAAAATTCAATTTAATAAATACAATATGGGTCACGTTTGTAGACAAGTGGAATTCTAAGGATATGTTTAGCATCCATTACCTTAAGAACGGTTTATTAGAACTAGCCATGAGATAGTTTGTTATGTTAAAAAAATGTCTTTGCTTCATTTATAAACGATCGTTTGTATGCACTGTTTCCTTACGCTTAAAGTTGTTTGTGGAATTATCATCA
This genomic interval from Brassica oleracea var. oleracea cultivar TO1000 chromosome C2, BOL, whole genome shotgun sequence contains the following:
- the LOC106323702 gene encoding uncharacterized protein LOC106323702; the encoded protein is MKMQVDFYAGRLNVTIARSDRRIGRWIDRNVPAGDNCSLGATVQWPQPRNSPAAVLALCYDRRCILIQLCYLSRLPKRLLRLLRSPSVTLAGIWNGHDGAKLLQQNSDLQVRSLIDLRNGAGEEDDGVALRNLSSTEIIVRSEPNHPSDTLEHKLL
- the LOC106322503 gene encoding uncharacterized protein LOC106322503 is translated as MVSLRKRKRARKVIKGKINDDDVRRRKRNMIDELPESLLLVEIFMRLRNPRYIMACKSVSKRWNSLISSFFDDHRWSSLALIVNTDPLCTTNELSLEGWKGFQLSNYMDPEIKSPVCVLASYRDVLLCKKFKESRFYIVNPVTMQWTRLPQTCGRLSPIGLTGNGSKGRYYVVNLVRSEPCVLCLSVLDTKRGKWRIRLIEHPRWSEFGWCPTQCHAVNFEGALHWLGQNGPIVAYNPKYRHACIVIHRFPEMRHESYGEKAVVTETLTISMGYLRVIQLVCYPCKSEKDHHLVIWTLVDYKKSIWKQEEHGPIYFSDMVSDLSWIQDYMQRYNLTTSKENCMALIKEVFLLPRETRRQQIIWPQPLHCHPDNPLLVYLYLPESIVLLDITTKKLRLITKVATRTRRMGYHFYWTRYDKVIPLTLHLDPSLIPDTIGR